One Curtobacterium sp. BH-2-1-1 genomic region harbors:
- a CDS encoding aminoglycoside phosphotransferase family protein, with product MWPNHERVIPQAFAGSGTSVVAARAHSVEPSGNGYLYGYEVDTVDRNGQRATVLTYVDTGGTHDQNSAIVTDPATGEPVSVWAYPNDPGLPVLPQVTYRDAVAELLTTLGMPVTDPTLTVAAYRPGKRAVVRVDAAEGTLFLKVVRPHRVAPIEKSHEQFVAAGLPVPRVLSSRGDGLLVLERIRGVPAGSRILEIADDPRFVASLAALTGRIATVPMTQQARADAMDHADWHRRTLVAALPQDAEEIDALYDAIGRRSIGWATATKQVVHGDLHLEQVFVDEDEPWRISGLLDIDTAGWGYPVRDIGAVVAHLVVTGLWHRSRGDAERGAAAERLADAVARDWIARNPDQSDRIGPAIGAQLLAHAGGQATTGSANGIHTAEELLAATQAALAEATPIVPSDGLLRPRSAPQA from the coding sequence GTGTGGCCCAACCATGAGCGCGTCATCCCGCAGGCCTTCGCCGGCTCCGGGACCTCCGTGGTGGCCGCACGCGCGCACTCGGTCGAACCCTCGGGCAACGGCTACCTGTACGGCTACGAGGTCGACACCGTGGACCGCAACGGCCAGCGCGCCACGGTCCTGACCTACGTCGACACCGGCGGGACCCACGACCAGAACAGCGCGATCGTCACCGACCCCGCGACGGGCGAGCCGGTCTCGGTGTGGGCGTACCCGAACGACCCCGGGCTGCCGGTGCTGCCCCAGGTGACGTACCGCGACGCCGTCGCCGAGCTCCTCACGACGCTCGGCATGCCGGTCACCGACCCGACCCTCACGGTCGCGGCGTACCGACCGGGCAAGCGTGCCGTGGTGCGGGTCGACGCCGCCGAGGGGACCCTCTTCCTCAAGGTCGTGCGTCCGCACCGGGTGGCCCCGATCGAGAAGTCGCACGAGCAGTTCGTCGCCGCCGGACTGCCGGTGCCGCGGGTGTTGTCGAGCCGTGGGGACGGCCTGCTCGTCCTCGAACGCATCCGCGGGGTCCCCGCCGGCAGCCGCATCCTCGAGATCGCGGACGACCCGCGCTTCGTGGCCTCCCTCGCCGCGCTCACCGGGCGGATCGCGACGGTCCCGATGACGCAGCAGGCCCGCGCCGACGCGATGGACCACGCCGACTGGCACCGCCGCACCCTCGTCGCCGCGCTGCCGCAGGACGCCGAGGAGATCGACGCGCTCTACGACGCCATCGGACGACGCTCGATCGGCTGGGCGACGGCCACGAAGCAGGTCGTGCACGGCGACCTGCACCTCGAGCAGGTCTTCGTCGACGAGGACGAGCCGTGGCGCATCTCCGGCCTGCTCGACATCGACACGGCGGGCTGGGGTTACCCGGTGCGCGACATCGGTGCCGTGGTGGCGCACCTCGTCGTCACGGGGCTGTGGCACCGGTCGCGCGGCGACGCGGAGCGCGGGGCGGCCGCGGAACGCCTCGCCGACGCCGTCGCGCGCGACTGGATCGCGCGCAACCCCGACCAGTCGGACCGGATCGGCCCGGCGATCGGCGCGCAACTGCTCGCGCACGCCGGCGGCCAGGCCACGACCGGTTCCGCGAACGGCATCCACACCGCGGAGGAGCTGCTGGCGGCGACGCAGGCGGCCCTCGCGGAGGCGACGCCGATCGTCCCGTCCGACGGGCTCCTCCGCCCGCGCTCCGCACCACAGGCCTGA
- a CDS encoding aromatic acid exporter family protein gives MNPVARLRSSSRTPFLQVVKTAVAVVAAVLLCRVFIDGPFPTFAAIAALLVVQPSINQSFVKGLERSAGVVLGVVLATGFHLLLGDTVWVVLLVIVLAILIAWALRLTPTSATQVGISGMLVLTAGVVTPNYSADRILETVLGAIVALIVNALIVPPVLLGPAHLAVARLARDTAAAFERVAIGLTEGWDQDRWHEALLQARALRQQHARAEASLTAARESLTMNPRGGRHRTVLDEDIVVAEHLRVLVTRVTGMTRAIQDNTAPDLRADPVVGSIATEVARIAADVRALSARVAAKEVPVSTAASPRPRWSVPTSPQHDEDVAEPALTAPLEVIRPNSRHWILIGALLEDIRRVREELLGEDD, from the coding sequence GTGAACCCGGTCGCGCGTCTCCGCAGCTCCAGTCGCACGCCGTTCCTGCAGGTCGTCAAGACCGCGGTCGCGGTGGTCGCCGCCGTGCTGCTGTGCCGGGTGTTCATCGACGGCCCGTTCCCGACCTTCGCCGCGATCGCCGCGCTCCTCGTGGTGCAGCCGAGCATCAACCAGTCGTTCGTGAAAGGACTCGAGCGCAGTGCCGGGGTCGTCCTCGGCGTCGTGCTCGCCACCGGGTTCCACCTGCTGCTCGGCGACACCGTGTGGGTCGTCCTCCTCGTCATCGTGCTCGCGATCCTCATCGCGTGGGCACTGCGGCTCACCCCGACCTCGGCGACGCAGGTCGGCATCAGCGGCATGCTCGTGCTGACCGCGGGCGTCGTCACGCCGAACTACTCGGCCGACCGGATCCTCGAGACCGTCCTCGGGGCGATCGTCGCCCTGATCGTGAACGCGCTCATCGTGCCGCCGGTGCTGCTCGGTCCGGCGCACCTCGCGGTCGCACGGCTCGCCCGGGACACCGCCGCCGCGTTCGAGCGGGTGGCGATCGGGCTCACCGAGGGGTGGGACCAGGACCGCTGGCACGAGGCGCTCCTGCAGGCCCGGGCGCTCCGGCAGCAGCACGCCCGCGCCGAGGCGTCGCTCACCGCGGCCCGGGAATCCCTCACGATGAACCCGCGCGGCGGCCGGCACCGGACCGTCCTCGACGAGGACATCGTCGTGGCCGAACACCTGCGTGTGCTCGTCACCCGGGTCACCGGCATGACCCGGGCGATCCAGGACAACACGGCACCCGACCTCCGGGCCGACCCCGTCGTCGGCAGCATCGCCACCGAGGTCGCCCGGATCGCGGCCGACGTCCGGGCGCTCAGTGCCCGGGTCGCCGCGAAGGAGGTGCCCGTGTCGACCGCCGCGTCCCCTCGGCCCCGGTGGTCGGTGCCGACGTCGCCGCAGCACGACGAGGACGTCGCGGAGCCTGCACTCACGGCGCCGCTCGAGGTGATCCGGCCGAACTCGCGGCACTGGATCCTGATCGGGGCGCTGCTCGAGGACATCCGGCGCGTGCGCGAGGAGCTGCTCGGCGAGGACGACTGA
- a CDS encoding response regulator transcription factor — protein MRLLVVEDDDEMRALMERGLAAEGYRVTAVENGVEALIALGDQAFDLAVVDVMMPGMSGFELARRIREREDPVRILLVTARDAVDDRVFGLDAGADDYLTKPFAFAELTARLRALGRRESAGAPRTIEVGDVAIDSEARRILIKGQRVAVSPTEFALLRLLARSVGTVVDRPKILEEVWDGSQHVDPNVVEQYISYLRKKLTSHEATVAISTVRGRGYRLDLLGA, from the coding sequence ATGCGCCTGTTGGTGGTCGAGGACGATGACGAGATGCGCGCGCTCATGGAACGTGGGCTCGCGGCAGAGGGGTACCGCGTCACCGCGGTCGAGAACGGGGTCGAGGCGCTGATCGCGCTCGGCGACCAGGCGTTCGACCTGGCCGTCGTGGACGTCATGATGCCCGGCATGTCCGGCTTCGAGCTCGCCCGCCGCATCCGCGAGCGCGAGGACCCGGTCCGGATCCTCCTCGTGACCGCGCGGGACGCCGTGGACGACCGGGTGTTCGGCCTCGACGCCGGCGCCGACGACTACCTCACGAAGCCGTTCGCCTTCGCCGAGCTCACCGCGCGCCTCCGCGCCCTCGGCCGTCGCGAGTCCGCCGGCGCCCCGCGCACCATCGAGGTGGGCGACGTCGCGATCGACTCCGAGGCCCGTCGCATCCTGATCAAGGGGCAGCGGGTGGCCGTGAGCCCCACCGAGTTCGCGCTCCTCCGGCTGCTCGCACGGTCGGTGGGCACCGTGGTCGACCGCCCGAAGATCCTCGAAGAGGTCTGGGACGGCTCGCAGCACGTCGACCCGAACGTCGTCGAGCAGTACATCTCGTACCTCCGCAAGAAGCTGACCTCGCACGAGGCGACGGTCGCGATCTCCACCGTGCGCGGCCGCGGCTACCGGCTCGATCTGCTCGGAGCGTGA